Proteins from a genomic interval of Pirellulales bacterium:
- a CDS encoding FAD-binding oxidoreductase encodes MLGKMFRQSLLHFAPWFGPRSGDAERMVNDIQSQLNETRVIKIVRPRTLEEIQLAVREARRDGSAISVCGGRHAQGSQQFGTGTVLLDLTDFNKVINLDLTCHIVEAQAGIQWPELIEYLHRAQQGAAQQWSIRQKQTGVDHVSLAGTLSANAHGRGLRFQSIVGDVESLLLVDAEGNLHTCSRTENRELFSLVIGGYGLFGVIAQVQLRLVPRQKVERVVKLIEVRDLLPWIEKRVQEGFLYGDCQYSIEPVDDSLTHSGVFSCYRPVPDTTPIPRKQKYLSPREWFEIFYLAHKDKSKAVDHYQKHYMASSGQIYWSDTHQMSGFVNNYHVLLDKYLGARVKGSEVILEVYVSPEELLPFLVEAREEVRQHNINLFYGTIRFLEKDDVTFLAVAPQKTVCVLCNVHVDHTEAGIRKASEDYCRLIDRALAHKGRYFLTYTRWPTRQQLEAAFPQFPEFLSLKKKYDPQELFRSNWYDHYKQLFADKL; translated from the coding sequence ATGCTCGGTAAAATGTTCCGCCAATCGCTACTGCATTTCGCGCCGTGGTTTGGACCGCGCTCTGGCGACGCTGAGCGAATGGTAAATGACATTCAATCGCAGCTTAACGAGACGCGCGTGATAAAAATCGTCCGGCCGCGCACGCTGGAAGAAATTCAACTTGCCGTCCGCGAAGCACGGCGCGATGGAAGCGCTATCAGCGTTTGTGGCGGTCGGCATGCGCAAGGGAGCCAGCAGTTTGGAACGGGAACCGTCCTGTTGGATTTGACCGACTTTAACAAAGTGATCAACCTAGACCTCACCTGCCACATTGTGGAGGCGCAGGCCGGTATTCAGTGGCCAGAGTTGATCGAATATCTTCATCGAGCGCAACAGGGCGCGGCGCAGCAGTGGAGCATCCGGCAGAAGCAAACTGGCGTCGATCATGTGTCGCTGGCGGGGACACTCTCCGCCAACGCACATGGCCGCGGTCTGCGGTTTCAGTCGATTGTCGGCGATGTGGAGTCGCTTCTACTCGTCGATGCCGAAGGGAATTTGCACACCTGCAGCCGAACCGAAAATCGGGAGCTCTTTAGTCTCGTCATCGGCGGTTACGGTCTGTTCGGCGTGATTGCCCAAGTGCAGTTGCGGCTGGTGCCGCGTCAAAAGGTGGAGCGTGTGGTCAAGCTGATTGAGGTGCGCGACCTGCTGCCATGGATCGAAAAGCGAGTGCAAGAAGGGTTTTTATACGGCGATTGCCAGTACTCCATCGAGCCGGTCGACGACAGTTTGACGCACTCCGGCGTGTTCTCTTGCTATCGTCCGGTGCCCGACACCACGCCGATCCCAAGAAAACAAAAGTACCTGTCGCCGCGGGAATGGTTCGAGATTTTTTATCTGGCACATAAAGATAAATCAAAGGCCGTTGATCATTACCAAAAGCATTACATGGCCAGCAGCGGGCAAATTTACTGGTCCGACACGCACCAGATGAGCGGCTTTGTCAACAACTATCATGTGCTGCTGGACAAATACCTGGGCGCAAGAGTCAAAGGCTCGGAAGTCATTCTCGAAGTGTACGTTTCGCCGGAAGAACTGTTGCCCTTCCTGGTCGAAGCCCGCGAAGAGGTTCGTCAGCACAACATCAATCTGTTCTACGGCACAATTCGCTTCTTGGAAAAAGACGACGTAACATTCCTGGCGGTCGCGCCGCAGAAAACGGTTTGCGTGCTGTGCAATGTGCATGTCGATCACACCGAAGCGGGGATCCGCAAAGCCAGCGAAGATTATTGCCGATTGATCGACCGAGCTCTCGCACACAAAGGCCGTTACTTTCTGACCTACACGCGCTGGCCAACCCGCCAACAACTCGAAGCTGCCTTCCCGCAATTTCCCGAGTTCTTGAGTTTGAAAAAGAAGTACGATCCGCAAGAACTGTTTCGCAGCAACTGGTACGATCACTATAAACAGCTCTTCGCAGACAAGTTGTAG
- a CDS encoding patatin-like phospholipase family protein yields the protein MKRILALDGGGIRGLFTVQILARIEQLFRQEQNRPDLVLADVFDLFAGTSTGAIIATSLCWGMSVAEVERLYVEQGAEMFTRSPWFRRLNAKYRADKLAQFFQQMTREDDAQNTPALLGTKKLRRLLLVVMRNATTGSAWPVSNHPHAKYNDPNLPDCNLRVPLWQLLRASTAAPTFYAPESIQFGAQRYLFVDGAITPFNNPALIAVLMATLPSYQLAWPASRYELHVVSIGTGGISTRLPDKLPTRINVLDHLNFVPAALMDSISVEQDLACRVLGDCLHGAQLDSDVGDLLGPNLLKPDEQKFTYVRYDTRLDVSDNATVPPAFTKAAMDDLTLIPTLQKIGRDYAAKNVRLEHLYPRECATVG from the coding sequence ATGAAACGCATTCTCGCACTCGATGGCGGTGGCATCCGCGGACTGTTTACGGTGCAAATTCTGGCGCGCATCGAGCAATTATTTCGCCAGGAGCAAAATCGACCCGATTTAGTCCTGGCCGACGTGTTCGATTTGTTCGCTGGCACCAGCACCGGCGCCATTATCGCCACCAGTTTGTGCTGGGGAATGTCGGTCGCGGAAGTGGAACGGCTGTACGTCGAACAGGGAGCAGAAATGTTTACCCGCTCTCCGTGGTTCCGTCGTTTGAATGCCAAGTACCGTGCCGACAAATTGGCCCAGTTCTTTCAGCAAATGACTCGCGAAGATGACGCCCAAAACACGCCGGCTTTGCTGGGAACCAAGAAACTCCGGCGGCTGCTATTGGTGGTAATGCGCAACGCCACCACGGGCTCTGCTTGGCCCGTGTCGAACCATCCCCACGCTAAATACAACGATCCAAACTTGCCAGATTGCAACCTGCGCGTCCCCTTGTGGCAACTGCTGCGAGCCAGCACTGCTGCTCCCACGTTTTATGCCCCGGAGTCGATCCAATTCGGAGCACAACGTTATCTATTTGTCGATGGTGCCATCACTCCTTTTAACAATCCGGCCCTAATCGCAGTATTGATGGCGACTTTGCCCTCCTACCAGCTTGCTTGGCCGGCATCTCGATACGAGCTGCACGTGGTTTCGATAGGAACGGGTGGCATTTCCACGCGGCTGCCGGATAAACTTCCCACGCGCATTAACGTCCTCGACCATCTCAACTTTGTTCCTGCGGCGCTGATGGATTCCATTAGCGTTGAACAAGATTTGGCCTGCCGGGTGCTGGGCGATTGCTTGCATGGAGCGCAGCTGGATTCCGACGTAGGCGATTTGCTTGGGCCGAACCTGCTCAAGCCCGACGAGCAGAAATTCACTTACGTCCGTTACGATACGCGATTAGATGTCTCCGACAATGCAACGGTGCCGCCGGCCTTTACTAAGGCCGCCATGGACGACCTAACGCTGATCCCCACACTTCAGAAAATCGGCCGTGACTACGCCGCCAAGAACGTACGGCTGGAACATCTCTACCCGCGCGAGTGTGCCACAGTGGGGTAA